CTGACCCTTAGCCCGCTCGCGCTCATCCGCCATCTGTTTCGCACCGCGATCCTGTTCCTGATCGTCGGCATCGTCCTGGCCGGCGGGATGCAATTCGTCCTCGCCTCCCTGCTCGGCCTGGCTCGCGATTCCAATCTCTACCAGCTCGGCATGATGCTGACGTTCCTCGTCATCATCCTGGTCACGCTGCGCGCCCTCTTCCAACCGCTGATCCTGCGCTATGGTGGCCCTGCCGGCGACGATACCCACGGCTCGGCCCGCTTCGCCACCGATCGCGAGACGCGCCCCCTCGCCCAAAATGGCGACGGCCTGCTGATCGGCCGCGACCGCAAATCGGGCAAGCCGCTGCGCTATGCCGGCCCCGCCCATCTGCTGACGATCGCGCCGACGCGCACCGGCAAGGGCGTGGGCACCATCATCCCCAACCTGCTCGACTATCCCGGCCCGGTCGTCTGCATCGACCCCAAGGGCGAGAACGCGCGTATCACCGCCCACTATCGCGCACGCTTCGGCCCGGTCCATGTCCTCGATCCCTTCGGCGTAACGGGCATGGTCGGGGCCGCGTTCAATCCATTGGATCGTATCGACCCTGCCGGCCTCGATCTCGCCGACGACTGCATGACGCTGGCCGACGCACTGGTCTATGACGCCCCCGGCGAAGCGGGCGAGGCGCATTGGAACGAGGAAGCCAAGGCGTTGATCGCCGGCCTGATCCTGCATATCGTTTGCCAGGAGCCGGCGGGCACACGAACCCTTGCCACGCTGCGCGACCGGCTCACCCTCGCTCCGCAAGCCTTCGCCGCCCAGCTCGAAGCCATGCAGGCGCAAGGCGGCCTCACCGCCCGCGCCGCCAATCGCCACCTCGGCAAGTCCGATCGCGAAGCCGCTGGCGTGCTGTCGGCCGCGCAGCGCCATACCCATTTTCTCGACAGCCCGCGCATGACGGCGGTGCTGGGGCACTCGGATTTCACGTTCGCCGATGTGAAGGCGCAGCCTACCAGCGTCTATCTGGTGCTGCCGCCCGATCGGCTCGCCACCTATGCGCGCTGGCTGCGCCTGATGCTCGCGCAAGGGCTGACCGATCTCGCGCGCGCGCCGGCCTCCCCTGCCCGCTCCGTCCTGTTCCTGCTCGATGAGTTCGCCG
The Sphingobium sp. MI1205 DNA segment above includes these coding regions:
- a CDS encoding type IV secretory system conjugative DNA transfer family protein is translated as MEWFRQLGRAIRNLARLAREQPIWAITALTLSPLALIRHLFRTAILFLIVGIVLAGGMQFVLASLLGLARDSNLYQLGMMLTFLVIILVTLRALFQPLILRYGGPAGDDTHGSARFATDRETRPLAQNGDGLLIGRDRKSGKPLRYAGPAHLLTIAPTRTGKGVGTIIPNLLDYPGPVVCIDPKGENARITAHYRARFGPVHVLDPFGVTGMVGAAFNPLDRIDPAGLDLADDCMTLADALVYDAPGEAGEAHWNEEAKALIAGLILHIVCQEPAGTRTLATLRDRLTLAPQAFAAQLEAMQAQGGLTARAANRHLGKSDREAAGVLSAAQRHTHFLDSPRMTAVLGHSDFTFADVKAQPTSVYLVLPPDRLATYARWLRLMLAQGLTDLARAPASPARSVLFLLDEFAALGRLEPVERAMGLMAGYGIQLWPILQDVHQLRALYERRAGTFLSNAGVLQIFGVNDHDSAKLVSDLLGQETVVFESMSRAIDAEETGISFGSQHVGRPLLTPDEVRTLREDLQLLFLAGQRPIVAAKLRYFADREFAGKFDKV